In Drosophila nasuta strain 15112-1781.00 chromosome 2R, ASM2355853v1, whole genome shotgun sequence, a single genomic region encodes these proteins:
- the LOC132784299 gene encoding box A-binding factor-like produces the protein MRARENRQNAEDQRSIVGSIGYIAGNMGYMEGNLSAMDYSYGGATTHYPLWKPPSGYFPRGEAPPPYEEAVAISQAEALSAQCTVTLPNHAQRQTVASVSQQQQQVQQQMQQQHLQQHTLQLHTQPQQHAHPHSAYTQQLVPVTAAHPSHASHAHQLNAAAAAAAAAAAAQSNQYTQSTTNLINININSGGVTTIATGENHQPPYSLQSEQQQQQLTMEQHQQQQQQQLQQQQQQQQQQQLQASVPSNSICVQTLPTPKPNVSSECSYKNCHLNISASVTTAAAAASSVSNSLAYAAARRTPRGSQELLQQQPQQQQYLTVADVEINASASAASYHSLPASAELLATPTHHLTQQQQQQHQQQQQQLLAAALSTPAIDMLPPLEIATIAAAAPACSTADSVTQTLPMPLHAALKSQQQQQQQQHGSKTPSSSRRYHRTIPRYFAVADPLQVVSVKPKPSSSASSSSEAASSSKISKKPMCQCPIQHVPMSYMGSNANANANAFLSGAGKLFAGSNACALSPSAGARHAATLAYGQRAKSASNLQQQQHGQELISSGSSSSRNPCSHEPKIATISKQVGDELQPHPSHAAGSVSSIIPPPPLQHHDDVSAPPIVLGRVQKRSSSSSSSNAVDRVRSSSSSAGRSASSSSNGAAAAQAGVDALSSVYLNRKVDAYLSLTQKQQQHFYNQQQESHAQQANDQSNPTLPPKLYKSLTNLKTATTTAPAAATATATAISGSSSNNNNSAVATIYTLSKSTNSSVHHQQRKEQTPTLTLPPASPSASCSEKSSGKINSSTFYPLANNHVTYTLPKHISGKISLNSTINSVVSKVPSVISIPPLENNNEKASAISKSTTLPKILRVKRDSDKTSITPSSTSTTTTASSTAAPSSSMAIAHCQMPSYPKLQSGRGGTPSKQLPVCTTSKNCLNPNEHFLPNDTSLDDDYLSECENCKIAQSAKYYLDAELSGSGATTSTPQETMTLQRKSLEETKEEPHDSYYRSSHTLPSNAKKHGVSKNNNREAWQFSTIPAASSSDEDVNE, from the exons ATGCGGGCACGTGAAAATCGCCAGAATGCCGAAGATCAGCGCAGCATTGTGGGAAGCATTGG CTACATTGCAGGCAACATGGGCTATATGGAGGGCAACTTGAGTGCCATGGATTATTCGTATGGCGGCGCCACTACTCATTATCCGCTTTGGAAGCCACCCAGTGGCTATTTTCCGCGAGGAGAGGCACCACCGCCCTATGAGGAAGCCGTAGCCATATCCCAGGCCGAGGCCTTAAGTGCCCAATGCACTGTGACTTTGCCCAATCATGCCCAGCGACAAACTGTGGCTAGCGtcagtcaacagcagcagcaggttcaacagcaaatgcagcagcagcatctacAGCAACATACACTGCAATTGCATACACAACCGCAGCAACATGCGCATCCACACtcggcgtatacgcaacaatTGGTACCCGTAACTGCAGCTCATCCATCACACGCCTCGCACGCTCATCAATTgaatgctgctgcagctgcggctgctgctgccgccgccgcacAGTCCAATCAGTACACTCAGAGTACGACAAATTTAATCAACATCAATATCAATAGCGGCGGCGTAACCACAATTGCCACTGGGGAGAATCATCAGCCGCCCTACAGTCTACAGagtgagcagcagcagcagcaattaaCAATggagcaacatcaacaacagcaacaacaacaacttcagcaacaacagcagcagcaacagcaacaacaattgcaggCTTCGGTTCCCAGCAATTCGATTTGTGTGCAAACATTGCCAACACCAAAGCCAAATGTCAGCAGCGAGTGCAGCTACAAAAACTGTCACTTAAACATCAGTGCCAGTGtcacaactgcagcagctgccgcaagCAGTGTTTCAAACTCGCTGGCCTATGCAGCAGCAAGACGCACGCCACGCGGCTCGCAGgagttgctgcaacagcagccacaacagcaacaatatctAACTGTTGCCGATGTCGAGATTAATGCGAGTGCCAGTGCAGCTAGCTATCATTCACTACCCGCCTCGGCTGAGCTGTTGGCAACACCTACTCATCACctaacacaacaacagcagcagcaacatcaacaacagcagcaacagttgctggcaGCCGCGTTATCCACGCCCGCGATTGACATGTTGCCACCCTTGGAGATAGCCAccatagcagcagcagcgccagcgTGCAGCACAGCGGATTCAGTTACACAAACACTGCCAATGCCACTACATGCTGCTCTGaagtcacagcaacaacagcagcagcagcaacatggcAGCAAAACGCCATCAAGCTCGCGTCGCTATCATCGCACCATTCCGCGCTACTTTGCCGTCGCCGATCCACTGCAAGTGGTGAGTGTGAAGCCCAAGCCCAGCTccagcgccagcagcagcagtgaagCGGCGTCCAGCAGCAAGATCAGCAAGAAGCCCATGTGCCAGTGTCCCATACAGCATGTGCCCATGTCCTACATGGGcagcaatgccaatgccaatgcaaaTGCCTTCCTCAGCGGCGCGGGCAAACTGTTTGCCGGCAGCAATGCTTGCGCTTTGTCACCCAGTGCTGGAGCACGTCATGCCGCCACTTTGGCCTATGGTCAACGTGCCAAATCTGCCAGTaatctgcagcagcaacaacatggcCAAGAGTTGATTAGTTCTGGCAGTAGTAGCTCGAGGAACCCTTGCAGCCATGAGCCTAAAATAGCGACAATCTCAAAACAGGTGGGCGATGAGTTGCAGCCACATCCATCGCATGCTGCGGGCAGTGTCTCCTCTATAATACCGCCGCCACCATTGCAGCATCACGACGATGTCAGTGCGCCACCCATTGTACTGGGTCGTGTCCAGAAACGTTCATCATCGAGCAGCTCTAGCAATGCCGTTGATCGCGTGCGCAGCTCCAGCAGCAGCGCGGGACGCAGTGCATCGAGCAGCTCCaatggtgctgctgctgctcaagcTGGTGTCGATGCGCTATCCAGCGTCTATTTGAATCGAAAG GTTGATGCTTACTTGAGCTTGAcacagaaacaacagcaacatttctataaccaacaacaagagtCGCATGCGCAACAAGCAAACGATCAAAGCAATCCAACATTACCACCGAAACTCTACAAAAGCCTAACGAATTTAAAAACAGCCACAACTACAGcgccagcagctgcaactgccacagcaacagctataagtggcagcagcagcaacaacaacaacagcgctgTCGCCACAATTTATACACTGAGCAAGTCGACAAATAGCAGCGTGCATCATCAACAGCGAAAGGAACAAACGCCCACATTAACACTGCCTCCAGCTAGTCCTTCCGCCAGCTGCAGCGAGAAGTCGAGCGGTAAAATCAATTCGAGCACCTTCTATCCGTTGGCCAACAATCATGTTACCTACACGCTGCCCAAGCACATTAGCGGCAAGATATCGCTGAATAGCACCATCAATAGCGTGGTCAGCAAGGTGCCTTCGGTGATTAGTATTCCGCCGCTGGAGAACAACAATGAAAAGGCATCGGCAATTAGCAAGAGCACAACACTGCCAAAGATATTGCGCGTGAAGCGTGACAGCGATAAAACAAGCATAACcccatcatcaacatcaacaacgacaactgcaAGTTCAACTGCCGCACCGAGCAGTAGCATGGCCATTGCACATTGTCAGATGCCTAGCTATCCAAAGCTCCAGAGCGGACGCGGTGGCACTCCAAGCAAGCAGCTGCCGGTGTGTACCACATCGAAGAACTGTTTGAATCCAAATGAGCATTTCTTGCCCAACGACACCAGCTTGGATGATGATTATCTCAGCGAATGTGAGAATTGCAAAATTGCGCAGAGTGCCAAATACTATCTGGATGCTGAGCTAAGTGGCAGTGGCGCCACAACATCAACGCCGCAGGAGACAATGACGCTGCAACGTAAATCTCTGGAGGAGACCAAAGAAGAGCCGCATGACAGCTATTATCGCAGTTCGCACACATTGCCCAGCAATGCCAAAAAGCATGg agtcagcaaaaacaataatcgAGAGGCGTGGCAGTTTTCAACGATACCAGCCGCTAGTTCATCGGATGAGGATGTTAACGAATGA
- the LOC132784301 gene encoding uncharacterized protein LOC132784301, with product MYFLAVLAFIGNAKDINAVSSSLIQGGHCRDYNGKLYETGMHYMPGPDSCRLCICDSGLPKQCKMVLCEAFSKCKSFQTVGSGNNCCEVICLDDQFSDGSTDFGI from the exons atgtattttttggcAGTGCTTGCGTTTATTGGGAATGCCAAAg ATATCAACGCGGTGAGCTCCAGCCTCATACAAGGCGGACATTGCCGAGATTATAATGGCAAACTCTATGAAACTGGCATGCATTATATGCCAGGACCGGACTCGTGTCGTCTGTGCATCTGCGACAGCGGATTGCCCAAGCAATGCAAGATGGTGCTTTGCGAGGCGttcagcaaatgcaaatcctTTCAGACCGTTGGCAGTGGCAATAATTGTTGCGAGGTCATCTGCCTGGACGATCAGTTTAGCGATGGCAGCACCGATTTTGGCATTTGA